The window CGTTCGAACGGTGTCATCGGCGAGAGCTCCTCCCGGTCGCCCGTCTCCAGCACCCGCCGGGCGACCTTGTCTCCCAGCGCGGCCAGTTCATCACGCCGACGCCGACGCCACTGCGCGATGTCCAGCATGAGGCGGCTCCGCTCACCCGTCTTCTGGTGCACGGCCAACCGCGTCAGCTCCTGGAGCGCGTCGAGCACCTCGCCCTTGCGGCCGACGAGCTTGTTCAGATCTCCGCCGCCATCGATGCTCACGACGGCGCGGTCGCCCTCGACGTCGAGATCGATGTCCCCGTCGAAGTCCAGCAGATCCAGCAGTTCCTCCAGATAGTCGCCGGCGATCTCGCCTTCGGCAACCAGCCTGTCCTCAAGGTCCTCCACCGGCGCCTCGGCACCGTCGGTGCTCACCTCGGCTCCCTCGGTGCTCGTCCCAACTCCCTCGGTGGTGCCGGGCTCGTCGGCCGCTGCCAACACATCGGTCGTTCCCGCTGCGGTGCTTTCGGCGCCGCTGTCGATCTCAGTCATGGAAATAGCCACCTCTCCTTTGTTCGCGGTCGCCCGCGCGTCAACGTTTCTTCTTCTTGGGCCGCGCGCCAGGTTTGGGGGTACGGTTCGCCGTCCCCCCCTGCGCTGCGGACTTGTTCGGGTTTCGGGGAGTTGATCCCGCCGTCGGCGTCGTCTTCTTCGCGCTCGCGGAATCTCCGGACGCGGACTCCGCTACGGGCTCGGCATCCTCGATCTCGGTGGTCGATTCGACGGACTCCGAGTCGGTCGTCGCCTTCTTCTTCCGGCTGGGCTTGGCTCCGGGTGCGGGGGCATTGGCTGCCCTGCGTTCGATCGCCTCGAGCTTCTTCTGCTCTTCTTCCTTCTCGATCTTGCCGAACACGTAGTGCTGCTGACCGAAGGTCCAGATGTTGTTGGCGAGCCAGTACATGATGATGGCCAGCGGCAGGAACGGACCGCCGACGACGACGCCGAGCGGGAACACATACAGCGCGAGCTTGTTCATCATCGCGGTCTGAGGGTTCGCGGCGGCTTCCGGACTCTGGCGTGCCACCGACGCGCGGCTGTTGAAGTAGGTCGCGATGCCGGCCAGGATCATGATCGGGACGCCGACGATGATCACCGACGTCCGGTTGAACTCGGTGAACGCGTCCAGGCCGTGCTGCTGGATCATCGTGGCACCCAGCGGTGCGCCGAACAGGTTCGCGTCCAGGAAGTGCTGGACGTCCGTGGCACTGAAGAAGTAGTTGCCCAGCTGCCTGTTCTCCTCCACCGACAAGCCCAGACGACCGATGCCGGTCTGGGTCCGGTTGAAGGACATCAGCGTGTGATAGAGCCCGAGGAACACAGGCACCTGGGCCAGCATCGGCAGGCATCCCAGAATCGGGTTGAAGCCGTGTTCGCGCTGGAGCTTCTGCATCTCCAGGGCCATCCGCTGCCGGTCCTTGCCGTACTTCTTCTGCAGCGCCTTGATCTGCGGCTGGAGTTCCTGCATCTGCCGCGTCGTCCGGATCTGCTTGACGAACGGCTTGTAGAGGATGGCGCGCAGCGTGAACACCAGGAACATCACCGACAGGGCCCAGGCGAAGAAGTTGGTGGGGCCGAGGAGGAAGGCGAACGCCTTGTACCAGACCCACATGATCGCCGAGACCGGGTAGTAGATGAAGTCCAGGCTCATCCAGTTAAACGACACTCGTGTGACTCTTCCCTTGCTGAACCGGGGCTACCCGGTGATCGGCAGTGTCGCAGACTTCGGCGGCGCACGATGCTCCGTCGGCTGTTGCGTCACTGTGACTGGTCCGTTCCGGGATGGGATCCCACCCTCCGCGATGCCATGGGCCGCACTTGAGGAGTCGGATCAGGGCGAGCCAGCTGCCCCGGAAGAACCCGAACTCGGTCAGCGCGTCGACGGCGTACTGGCTGCATGTCGGAGTGAACCGACAGGTGGGAAGTCGCAATGGCGAA is drawn from Mycolicibacterium gilvum and contains these coding sequences:
- the yidC gene encoding membrane protein insertase YidC, with the translated sequence MSLDFIYYPVSAIMWVWYKAFAFLLGPTNFFAWALSVMFLVFTLRAILYKPFVKQIRTTRQMQELQPQIKALQKKYGKDRQRMALEMQKLQREHGFNPILGCLPMLAQVPVFLGLYHTLMSFNRTQTGIGRLGLSVEENRQLGNYFFSATDVQHFLDANLFGAPLGATMIQQHGLDAFTEFNRTSVIIVGVPIMILAGIATYFNSRASVARQSPEAAANPQTAMMNKLALYVFPLGVVVGGPFLPLAIIMYWLANNIWTFGQQHYVFGKIEKEEEQKKLEAIERRAANAPAPGAKPSRKKKATTDSESVESTTEIEDAEPVAESASGDSASAKKTTPTAGSTPRNPNKSAAQGGTANRTPKPGARPKKKKR
- a CDS encoding protein jag translates to MTEIDSGAESTAAGTTDVLAAADEPGTTEGVGTSTEGAEVSTDGAEAPVEDLEDRLVAEGEIAGDYLEELLDLLDFDGDIDLDVEGDRAVVSIDGGGDLNKLVGRKGEVLDALQELTRLAVHQKTGERSRLMLDIAQWRRRRRDELAALGDKVARRVLETGDREELSPMTPFERKIVHDAVAAVDGVHSESEGVEPSRRVVILAD
- the yidD gene encoding membrane protein insertion efficiency factor YidD; protein product: MSGRSAVVRAVVYVIQLYRHTISPLRLPTCRFTPTCSQYAVDALTEFGFFRGSWLALIRLLKCGPWHRGGWDPIPERTSHSDATADGASCAAEVCDTADHRVAPVQQGKSHTSVV